In a genomic window of Paroedura picta isolate Pp20150507F chromosome 14, Ppicta_v3.0, whole genome shotgun sequence:
- the MTHFSD gene encoding methenyltetrahydrofolate synthase domain-containing protein isoform X11: MGGVWESERGQGGPGQTSGGSPAGRAPGNDSFQAGKTLLVPTPRLRTGLFNRIVPPPGAAKDTLRKCATSQGVRDYSVPVGLDANVHVDLVVVGSVAVSEKGWRIGKGEGFADMEYGMMVSMGAVREDTVVVTAVHDCQVVDIPEALLGDHDLTVDYILTPTRVIRTGCRRPQPQGILWPKVSHKTLEKIPILRSLRCREERAGKDVTLQGERTDVPAVVEAATGAMDARPKNLAWPEEPGLCQASPRGESVSASSDRLRGLSTLFVGNIPPATRVSELKAALRERQATPVQLTWQGAQHRAFLRYGDKATAEAATLALQGLSLHGCVLRVEAAKAQRHKTASGQCRADQRSSPVLRAATD; this comes from the exons ATGGGAGGTGTTTGGGAAAGCGAGAGAGGTCAAGGTGGACCCGGACAAACCTCTGGAGGGAGTCCGGCTGGCCGTGCTCCAGGTAACGACTCTTTCCAG GCCGGGAAGACCCTGCTGGTGCCAACTCCACGGCTGCGAACCGGACTGTTCAACCGGATCGTCCCTCCCCCGGGGGCAGCCAAGGACACCCTGAGAAAATGTGCTACCTCGCAG GGCGTCAGGGATTATAGCGTACCTGTCGGGCTGGATGCAAATGTGCACGTGGACCTGGTGGTGGTGGGCTCCGTGGCTGTTTCCGAGAAAG GATGGCGGATTGGGAAAGGGGAAGGCTTTGCTGACATGGAATACGGCATGATGGTCTCCATGGGAGCTGTGAGAGAGGACACGGTTGTCGTCACGGCCGTTCATGACTGCCAG GTCGTGGACATACCAGAAGCGCTCCTGGGCGACCACGACCTGACCGTGGACTACATCCTCACCCCGACAAGAGTGATCCGGACCGGCTGCAGGCGCCCACAGCCTCAGGGGATCTTATGGCCCAAG GTCAGTCACAAAACGTTGGAGAAGATCCCAATCCTGCGGAGCCTTCGTTGCAGAGAGGAACGAGCCGGCAAAGATGTCACCCTGCAAGGGGAACGGACAGATGTCCCCGCCGTTGTCGAGGCAGCAACTGGAGCCATGGATGCTCGGCCCAAAAACCTCGCCTGGCCGGAGGAGCCTGGCCTGTGCCAAGCTAGCCCCAGGGGAGAGTCTGTGTCCGCCAGCTCAGACCGCCTCCGAGGACTCTCCACTCTGTTTGTGGGGAACATCCCTCCAGCCACCAGAGTGAGCGAACTCAAGGCGGCCCTCAGGGAGCGCCAAGCCACCCCTGTGCAGCTCACGTGGCAGGGGGCCCAGCACCGAGCTTTCCTCCGTTACGGGGACAAAGCAACGGCCGAAGCTGCCACCTTAGCACtgcaaggcctcagcctccatggctGCGTCCTGAGAGTCGAAGCTGCCAAGGCCCAACGCCACAAAACAGCCAGCGGACAGTGCAGGGCCGATCAGAGAAGCAGCCCCGTGCTTCGTGCAGCTACTGACTGA
- the MTHFSD gene encoding methenyltetrahydrofolate synthase domain-containing protein isoform X8, whose protein sequence is MERAAGARLSPGVFPDEPLGPKMGGVWESERGQGGPGQTSGGSPAGRAPGNDSFQAGKTLLVPTPRLRTGLFNRIVPPPGAAKDTLRKCATSQGVRDYSVPVGLDANVHVDLVVVGSVAVSEKGWRIGKGEGFADMEYGMMVSMGAVREDTVVVTAVHDCQVVDIPEALLGDHDLTVDYILTPTRVIRTGCRRPQPQGILWPKVSHKTLEKIPILRSLRCREERAGKDVTLQGERTDVPAVVEAATGAMDARPKNLAWPEEPGLCQASPRGESVSASSDRLRGLSTLFVGNIPPATRVSELKAALRERQATPVQLTWQGAQHRAFLRYGDKATAEAATLALQGLSLHGCVLRVEAAKAQRHKTASGQCRADQRSSPVLRAATD, encoded by the exons ATGGAGCGCGCCGCGGGGGCGCGCCTGAGCCCCG GGGTCTTTCCTGATGAACCACTTGGTCCAAAAATGGGAGGTGTTTGGGAAAGCGAGAGAGGTCAAGGTGGACCCGGACAAACCTCTGGAGGGAGTCCGGCTGGCCGTGCTCCAGGTAACGACTCTTTCCAG GCCGGGAAGACCCTGCTGGTGCCAACTCCACGGCTGCGAACCGGACTGTTCAACCGGATCGTCCCTCCCCCGGGGGCAGCCAAGGACACCCTGAGAAAATGTGCTACCTCGCAG GGCGTCAGGGATTATAGCGTACCTGTCGGGCTGGATGCAAATGTGCACGTGGACCTGGTGGTGGTGGGCTCCGTGGCTGTTTCCGAGAAAG GATGGCGGATTGGGAAAGGGGAAGGCTTTGCTGACATGGAATACGGCATGATGGTCTCCATGGGAGCTGTGAGAGAGGACACGGTTGTCGTCACGGCCGTTCATGACTGCCAG GTCGTGGACATACCAGAAGCGCTCCTGGGCGACCACGACCTGACCGTGGACTACATCCTCACCCCGACAAGAGTGATCCGGACCGGCTGCAGGCGCCCACAGCCTCAGGGGATCTTATGGCCCAAG GTCAGTCACAAAACGTTGGAGAAGATCCCAATCCTGCGGAGCCTTCGTTGCAGAGAGGAACGAGCCGGCAAAGATGTCACCCTGCAAGGGGAACGGACAGATGTCCCCGCCGTTGTCGAGGCAGCAACTGGAGCCATGGATGCTCGGCCCAAAAACCTCGCCTGGCCGGAGGAGCCTGGCCTGTGCCAAGCTAGCCCCAGGGGAGAGTCTGTGTCCGCCAGCTCAGACCGCCTCCGAGGACTCTCCACTCTGTTTGTGGGGAACATCCCTCCAGCCACCAGAGTGAGCGAACTCAAGGCGGCCCTCAGGGAGCGCCAAGCCACCCCTGTGCAGCTCACGTGGCAGGGGGCCCAGCACCGAGCTTTCCTCCGTTACGGGGACAAAGCAACGGCCGAAGCTGCCACCTTAGCACtgcaaggcctcagcctccatggctGCGTCCTGAGAGTCGAAGCTGCCAAGGCCCAACGCCACAAAACAGCCAGCGGACAGTGCAGGGCCGATCAGAGAAGCAGCCCCGTGCTTCGTGCAGCTACTGACTGA
- the MTHFSD gene encoding methenyltetrahydrofolate synthase domain-containing protein isoform X7 — MNHLVQKWEVFGKAREVKVDPDKPLEGVRLAVLQPSAHAVCSVTLGQTQFSQTRLPHRAGKTLLVPTPRLRTGLFNRIVPPPGAAKDTLRKCATSQGVRDYSVPVGLDANVHVDLVVVGSVAVSEKGWRIGKGEGFADMEYGMMVSMGAVREDTVVVTAVHDCQVVDIPEALLGDHDLTVDYILTPTRVIRTGCRRPQPQGILWPKVSHKTLEKIPILRSLRCREERAGKDVTLQGERTDVPAVVEAATGAMDARPKNLAWPEEPGLCQASPRGESVSASSDRLRGLSTLFVGNIPPATRVSELKAALRERQATPVQLTWQGAQHRAFLRYGDKATAEAATLALQGLSLHGCVLRVEAAKAQRHKTASGQCRADQRSSPVLRAATD, encoded by the exons ATGAACCACTTGGTCCAAAAATGGGAGGTGTTTGGGAAAGCGAGAGAGGTCAAGGTGGACCCGGACAAACCTCTGGAGGGAGTCCGGCTGGCCGTGCTCCAG CCTTCTGCACATGCAGtctgctcggtgaccttgggccagacacagttctcgcagactcgcctccctcacagg GCCGGGAAGACCCTGCTGGTGCCAACTCCACGGCTGCGAACCGGACTGTTCAACCGGATCGTCCCTCCCCCGGGGGCAGCCAAGGACACCCTGAGAAAATGTGCTACCTCGCAG GGCGTCAGGGATTATAGCGTACCTGTCGGGCTGGATGCAAATGTGCACGTGGACCTGGTGGTGGTGGGCTCCGTGGCTGTTTCCGAGAAAG GATGGCGGATTGGGAAAGGGGAAGGCTTTGCTGACATGGAATACGGCATGATGGTCTCCATGGGAGCTGTGAGAGAGGACACGGTTGTCGTCACGGCCGTTCATGACTGCCAG GTCGTGGACATACCAGAAGCGCTCCTGGGCGACCACGACCTGACCGTGGACTACATCCTCACCCCGACAAGAGTGATCCGGACCGGCTGCAGGCGCCCACAGCCTCAGGGGATCTTATGGCCCAAG GTCAGTCACAAAACGTTGGAGAAGATCCCAATCCTGCGGAGCCTTCGTTGCAGAGAGGAACGAGCCGGCAAAGATGTCACCCTGCAAGGGGAACGGACAGATGTCCCCGCCGTTGTCGAGGCAGCAACTGGAGCCATGGATGCTCGGCCCAAAAACCTCGCCTGGCCGGAGGAGCCTGGCCTGTGCCAAGCTAGCCCCAGGGGAGAGTCTGTGTCCGCCAGCTCAGACCGCCTCCGAGGACTCTCCACTCTGTTTGTGGGGAACATCCCTCCAGCCACCAGAGTGAGCGAACTCAAGGCGGCCCTCAGGGAGCGCCAAGCCACCCCTGTGCAGCTCACGTGGCAGGGGGCCCAGCACCGAGCTTTCCTCCGTTACGGGGACAAAGCAACGGCCGAAGCTGCCACCTTAGCACtgcaaggcctcagcctccatggctGCGTCCTGAGAGTCGAAGCTGCCAAGGCCCAACGCCACAAAACAGCCAGCGGACAGTGCAGGGCCGATCAGAGAAGCAGCCCCGTGCTTCGTGCAGCTACTGACTGA
- the MTHFSD gene encoding methenyltetrahydrofolate synthase domain-containing protein isoform X1, producing the protein MERAAGARLSPGVSKWDLRQKVWDYMEANNLADFPRPVHHRIPNFKGSFLMNHLVQKWEVFGKAREVKVDPDKPLEGVRLAVLQPSAHAVCSVTLGQTQFSQTRLPHRAGKTLLVPTPRLRTGLFNRIVPPPGAAKDTLRKCATSQGVRDYSVPVGLDANVHVDLVVVGSVAVSEKGWRIGKGEGFADMEYGMMVSMGAVREDTVVVTAVHDCQVVDIPEALLGDHDLTVDYILTPTRVIRTGCRRPQPQGILWPKVSHKTLEKIPILRSLRCREERAGKDVTLQGERTDVPAVVEAATGAMDARPKNLAWPEEPGLCQASPRGESVSASSDRLRGLSTLFVGNIPPATRVSELKAALRERQATPVQLTWQGAQHRAFLRYGDKATAEAATLALQGLSLHGCVLRVEAAKAQRHKTASGQCRADQRSSPVLRAATD; encoded by the exons ATGGAGCGCGCCGCGGGGGCGCGCCTGAGCCCCG GAGTTTCCAAGTGGGACCTCCGACAGAAGGTTTGGGATTACATGGAAGCCAATAACTTAGCTGATTTCCCAAGGCCTGTCCATCACCGGATTCCAAATTTCAAG GGGTCTTTCCTGATGAACCACTTGGTCCAAAAATGGGAGGTGTTTGGGAAAGCGAGAGAGGTCAAGGTGGACCCGGACAAACCTCTGGAGGGAGTCCGGCTGGCCGTGCTCCAG CCTTCTGCACATGCAGtctgctcggtgaccttgggccagacacagttctcgcagactcgcctccctcacagg GCCGGGAAGACCCTGCTGGTGCCAACTCCACGGCTGCGAACCGGACTGTTCAACCGGATCGTCCCTCCCCCGGGGGCAGCCAAGGACACCCTGAGAAAATGTGCTACCTCGCAG GGCGTCAGGGATTATAGCGTACCTGTCGGGCTGGATGCAAATGTGCACGTGGACCTGGTGGTGGTGGGCTCCGTGGCTGTTTCCGAGAAAG GATGGCGGATTGGGAAAGGGGAAGGCTTTGCTGACATGGAATACGGCATGATGGTCTCCATGGGAGCTGTGAGAGAGGACACGGTTGTCGTCACGGCCGTTCATGACTGCCAG GTCGTGGACATACCAGAAGCGCTCCTGGGCGACCACGACCTGACCGTGGACTACATCCTCACCCCGACAAGAGTGATCCGGACCGGCTGCAGGCGCCCACAGCCTCAGGGGATCTTATGGCCCAAG GTCAGTCACAAAACGTTGGAGAAGATCCCAATCCTGCGGAGCCTTCGTTGCAGAGAGGAACGAGCCGGCAAAGATGTCACCCTGCAAGGGGAACGGACAGATGTCCCCGCCGTTGTCGAGGCAGCAACTGGAGCCATGGATGCTCGGCCCAAAAACCTCGCCTGGCCGGAGGAGCCTGGCCTGTGCCAAGCTAGCCCCAGGGGAGAGTCTGTGTCCGCCAGCTCAGACCGCCTCCGAGGACTCTCCACTCTGTTTGTGGGGAACATCCCTCCAGCCACCAGAGTGAGCGAACTCAAGGCGGCCCTCAGGGAGCGCCAAGCCACCCCTGTGCAGCTCACGTGGCAGGGGGCCCAGCACCGAGCTTTCCTCCGTTACGGGGACAAAGCAACGGCCGAAGCTGCCACCTTAGCACtgcaaggcctcagcctccatggctGCGTCCTGAGAGTCGAAGCTGCCAAGGCCCAACGCCACAAAACAGCCAGCGGACAGTGCAGGGCCGATCAGAGAAGCAGCCCCGTGCTTCGTGCAGCTACTGACTGA
- the MTHFSD gene encoding methenyltetrahydrofolate synthase domain-containing protein isoform X3 yields MERAAGARLSPGVSKWDLRQKVWDYMEANNLADFPRPVHHRIPNFKGSFLMNHLVQKWEVFGKAREVKVDPDKPLEGVRLAVLQAGKTLLVPTPRLRTGLFNRIVPPPGAAKDTLRKCATSQGVRDYSVPVGLDANVHVDLVVVGSVAVSEKGWRIGKGEGFADMEYGMMVSMGAVREDTVVVTAVHDCQVVDIPEALLGDHDLTVDYILTPTRVIRTGCRRPQPQGILWPKVSHKTLEKIPILRSLRCREERAGKDVTLQGERTDVPAVVEAATGAMDARPKNLAWPEEPGLCQASPRGESVSASSDRLRGLSTLFVGNIPPATRVSELKAALRERQATPVQLTWQGAQHRAFLRYGDKATAEAATLALQGLSLHGCVLRVEAAKAQRHKTASGQCRADQRSSPVLRAATD; encoded by the exons ATGGAGCGCGCCGCGGGGGCGCGCCTGAGCCCCG GAGTTTCCAAGTGGGACCTCCGACAGAAGGTTTGGGATTACATGGAAGCCAATAACTTAGCTGATTTCCCAAGGCCTGTCCATCACCGGATTCCAAATTTCAAG GGGTCTTTCCTGATGAACCACTTGGTCCAAAAATGGGAGGTGTTTGGGAAAGCGAGAGAGGTCAAGGTGGACCCGGACAAACCTCTGGAGGGAGTCCGGCTGGCCGTGCTCCAG GCCGGGAAGACCCTGCTGGTGCCAACTCCACGGCTGCGAACCGGACTGTTCAACCGGATCGTCCCTCCCCCGGGGGCAGCCAAGGACACCCTGAGAAAATGTGCTACCTCGCAG GGCGTCAGGGATTATAGCGTACCTGTCGGGCTGGATGCAAATGTGCACGTGGACCTGGTGGTGGTGGGCTCCGTGGCTGTTTCCGAGAAAG GATGGCGGATTGGGAAAGGGGAAGGCTTTGCTGACATGGAATACGGCATGATGGTCTCCATGGGAGCTGTGAGAGAGGACACGGTTGTCGTCACGGCCGTTCATGACTGCCAG GTCGTGGACATACCAGAAGCGCTCCTGGGCGACCACGACCTGACCGTGGACTACATCCTCACCCCGACAAGAGTGATCCGGACCGGCTGCAGGCGCCCACAGCCTCAGGGGATCTTATGGCCCAAG GTCAGTCACAAAACGTTGGAGAAGATCCCAATCCTGCGGAGCCTTCGTTGCAGAGAGGAACGAGCCGGCAAAGATGTCACCCTGCAAGGGGAACGGACAGATGTCCCCGCCGTTGTCGAGGCAGCAACTGGAGCCATGGATGCTCGGCCCAAAAACCTCGCCTGGCCGGAGGAGCCTGGCCTGTGCCAAGCTAGCCCCAGGGGAGAGTCTGTGTCCGCCAGCTCAGACCGCCTCCGAGGACTCTCCACTCTGTTTGTGGGGAACATCCCTCCAGCCACCAGAGTGAGCGAACTCAAGGCGGCCCTCAGGGAGCGCCAAGCCACCCCTGTGCAGCTCACGTGGCAGGGGGCCCAGCACCGAGCTTTCCTCCGTTACGGGGACAAAGCAACGGCCGAAGCTGCCACCTTAGCACtgcaaggcctcagcctccatggctGCGTCCTGAGAGTCGAAGCTGCCAAGGCCCAACGCCACAAAACAGCCAGCGGACAGTGCAGGGCCGATCAGAGAAGCAGCCCCGTGCTTCGTGCAGCTACTGACTGA
- the MTHFSD gene encoding methenyltetrahydrofolate synthase domain-containing protein isoform X9 produces MERAAGARLSPGVSKWDLRQKVWDYMEANNLADFPRPVHHRIPNFKAGKTLLVPTPRLRTGLFNRIVPPPGAAKDTLRKCATSQGVRDYSVPVGLDANVHVDLVVVGSVAVSEKGWRIGKGEGFADMEYGMMVSMGAVREDTVVVTAVHDCQVVDIPEALLGDHDLTVDYILTPTRVIRTGCRRPQPQGILWPKVSHKTLEKIPILRSLRCREERAGKDVTLQGERTDVPAVVEAATGAMDARPKNLAWPEEPGLCQASPRGESVSASSDRLRGLSTLFVGNIPPATRVSELKAALRERQATPVQLTWQGAQHRAFLRYGDKATAEAATLALQGLSLHGCVLRVEAAKAQRHKTASGQCRADQRSSPVLRAATD; encoded by the exons ATGGAGCGCGCCGCGGGGGCGCGCCTGAGCCCCG GAGTTTCCAAGTGGGACCTCCGACAGAAGGTTTGGGATTACATGGAAGCCAATAACTTAGCTGATTTCCCAAGGCCTGTCCATCACCGGATTCCAAATTTCAAG GCCGGGAAGACCCTGCTGGTGCCAACTCCACGGCTGCGAACCGGACTGTTCAACCGGATCGTCCCTCCCCCGGGGGCAGCCAAGGACACCCTGAGAAAATGTGCTACCTCGCAG GGCGTCAGGGATTATAGCGTACCTGTCGGGCTGGATGCAAATGTGCACGTGGACCTGGTGGTGGTGGGCTCCGTGGCTGTTTCCGAGAAAG GATGGCGGATTGGGAAAGGGGAAGGCTTTGCTGACATGGAATACGGCATGATGGTCTCCATGGGAGCTGTGAGAGAGGACACGGTTGTCGTCACGGCCGTTCATGACTGCCAG GTCGTGGACATACCAGAAGCGCTCCTGGGCGACCACGACCTGACCGTGGACTACATCCTCACCCCGACAAGAGTGATCCGGACCGGCTGCAGGCGCCCACAGCCTCAGGGGATCTTATGGCCCAAG GTCAGTCACAAAACGTTGGAGAAGATCCCAATCCTGCGGAGCCTTCGTTGCAGAGAGGAACGAGCCGGCAAAGATGTCACCCTGCAAGGGGAACGGACAGATGTCCCCGCCGTTGTCGAGGCAGCAACTGGAGCCATGGATGCTCGGCCCAAAAACCTCGCCTGGCCGGAGGAGCCTGGCCTGTGCCAAGCTAGCCCCAGGGGAGAGTCTGTGTCCGCCAGCTCAGACCGCCTCCGAGGACTCTCCACTCTGTTTGTGGGGAACATCCCTCCAGCCACCAGAGTGAGCGAACTCAAGGCGGCCCTCAGGGAGCGCCAAGCCACCCCTGTGCAGCTCACGTGGCAGGGGGCCCAGCACCGAGCTTTCCTCCGTTACGGGGACAAAGCAACGGCCGAAGCTGCCACCTTAGCACtgcaaggcctcagcctccatggctGCGTCCTGAGAGTCGAAGCTGCCAAGGCCCAACGCCACAAAACAGCCAGCGGACAGTGCAGGGCCGATCAGAGAAGCAGCCCCGTGCTTCGTGCAGCTACTGACTGA
- the MTHFSD gene encoding methenyltetrahydrofolate synthase domain-containing protein isoform X5, giving the protein MEANNLADFPRPVHHRIPNFKGSFLMNHLVQKWEVFGKAREVKVDPDKPLEGVRLAVLQPSAHAVCSVTLGQTQFSQTRLPHRAGKTLLVPTPRLRTGLFNRIVPPPGAAKDTLRKCATSQGVRDYSVPVGLDANVHVDLVVVGSVAVSEKGWRIGKGEGFADMEYGMMVSMGAVREDTVVVTAVHDCQVVDIPEALLGDHDLTVDYILTPTRVIRTGCRRPQPQGILWPKVSHKTLEKIPILRSLRCREERAGKDVTLQGERTDVPAVVEAATGAMDARPKNLAWPEEPGLCQASPRGESVSASSDRLRGLSTLFVGNIPPATRVSELKAALRERQATPVQLTWQGAQHRAFLRYGDKATAEAATLALQGLSLHGCVLRVEAAKAQRHKTASGQCRADQRSSPVLRAATD; this is encoded by the exons ATGGAAGCCAATAACTTAGCTGATTTCCCAAGGCCTGTCCATCACCGGATTCCAAATTTCAAG GGGTCTTTCCTGATGAACCACTTGGTCCAAAAATGGGAGGTGTTTGGGAAAGCGAGAGAGGTCAAGGTGGACCCGGACAAACCTCTGGAGGGAGTCCGGCTGGCCGTGCTCCAG CCTTCTGCACATGCAGtctgctcggtgaccttgggccagacacagttctcgcagactcgcctccctcacagg GCCGGGAAGACCCTGCTGGTGCCAACTCCACGGCTGCGAACCGGACTGTTCAACCGGATCGTCCCTCCCCCGGGGGCAGCCAAGGACACCCTGAGAAAATGTGCTACCTCGCAG GGCGTCAGGGATTATAGCGTACCTGTCGGGCTGGATGCAAATGTGCACGTGGACCTGGTGGTGGTGGGCTCCGTGGCTGTTTCCGAGAAAG GATGGCGGATTGGGAAAGGGGAAGGCTTTGCTGACATGGAATACGGCATGATGGTCTCCATGGGAGCTGTGAGAGAGGACACGGTTGTCGTCACGGCCGTTCATGACTGCCAG GTCGTGGACATACCAGAAGCGCTCCTGGGCGACCACGACCTGACCGTGGACTACATCCTCACCCCGACAAGAGTGATCCGGACCGGCTGCAGGCGCCCACAGCCTCAGGGGATCTTATGGCCCAAG GTCAGTCACAAAACGTTGGAGAAGATCCCAATCCTGCGGAGCCTTCGTTGCAGAGAGGAACGAGCCGGCAAAGATGTCACCCTGCAAGGGGAACGGACAGATGTCCCCGCCGTTGTCGAGGCAGCAACTGGAGCCATGGATGCTCGGCCCAAAAACCTCGCCTGGCCGGAGGAGCCTGGCCTGTGCCAAGCTAGCCCCAGGGGAGAGTCTGTGTCCGCCAGCTCAGACCGCCTCCGAGGACTCTCCACTCTGTTTGTGGGGAACATCCCTCCAGCCACCAGAGTGAGCGAACTCAAGGCGGCCCTCAGGGAGCGCCAAGCCACCCCTGTGCAGCTCACGTGGCAGGGGGCCCAGCACCGAGCTTTCCTCCGTTACGGGGACAAAGCAACGGCCGAAGCTGCCACCTTAGCACtgcaaggcctcagcctccatggctGCGTCCTGAGAGTCGAAGCTGCCAAGGCCCAACGCCACAAAACAGCCAGCGGACAGTGCAGGGCCGATCAGAGAAGCAGCCCCGTGCTTCGTGCAGCTACTGACTGA
- the MTHFSD gene encoding methenyltetrahydrofolate synthase domain-containing protein isoform X4, which produces MERAAGARLSPGVSKWDLRQKVWDYMEANNLADFPRPVHHRIPNFKGAPQACLRLPDLQEFRCAKTVKVNPDAPQRDIRFLTLEAGKTLLVPTPRLRTGLFNRIVPPPGAAKDTLRKCATSQGVRDYSVPVGLDANVHVDLVVVGSVAVSEKGWRIGKGEGFADMEYGMMVSMGAVREDTVVVTAVHDCQVVDIPEALLGDHDLTVDYILTPTRVIRTGCRRPQPQGILWPKVSHKTLEKIPILRSLRCREERAGKDVTLQGERTDVPAVVEAATGAMDARPKNLAWPEEPGLCQASPRGESVSASSDRLRGLSTLFVGNIPPATRVSELKAALRERQATPVQLTWQGAQHRAFLRYGDKATAEAATLALQGLSLHGCVLRVEAAKAQRHKTASGQCRADQRSSPVLRAATD; this is translated from the exons ATGGAGCGCGCCGCGGGGGCGCGCCTGAGCCCCG GAGTTTCCAAGTGGGACCTCCGACAGAAGGTTTGGGATTACATGGAAGCCAATAACTTAGCTGATTTCCCAAGGCCTGTCCATCACCGGATTCCAAATTTCAAG GGTGCCCCACAGGCCTGCCTGAGGCTTCCAGATTTGCAGGAATTCCGATGCGCCAAGACGGTTAAAGTAAACCCTGACGCCCCACAGAGAGACATCCGCTTTTTAACGCTGGAA GCCGGGAAGACCCTGCTGGTGCCAACTCCACGGCTGCGAACCGGACTGTTCAACCGGATCGTCCCTCCCCCGGGGGCAGCCAAGGACACCCTGAGAAAATGTGCTACCTCGCAG GGCGTCAGGGATTATAGCGTACCTGTCGGGCTGGATGCAAATGTGCACGTGGACCTGGTGGTGGTGGGCTCCGTGGCTGTTTCCGAGAAAG GATGGCGGATTGGGAAAGGGGAAGGCTTTGCTGACATGGAATACGGCATGATGGTCTCCATGGGAGCTGTGAGAGAGGACACGGTTGTCGTCACGGCCGTTCATGACTGCCAG GTCGTGGACATACCAGAAGCGCTCCTGGGCGACCACGACCTGACCGTGGACTACATCCTCACCCCGACAAGAGTGATCCGGACCGGCTGCAGGCGCCCACAGCCTCAGGGGATCTTATGGCCCAAG GTCAGTCACAAAACGTTGGAGAAGATCCCAATCCTGCGGAGCCTTCGTTGCAGAGAGGAACGAGCCGGCAAAGATGTCACCCTGCAAGGGGAACGGACAGATGTCCCCGCCGTTGTCGAGGCAGCAACTGGAGCCATGGATGCTCGGCCCAAAAACCTCGCCTGGCCGGAGGAGCCTGGCCTGTGCCAAGCTAGCCCCAGGGGAGAGTCTGTGTCCGCCAGCTCAGACCGCCTCCGAGGACTCTCCACTCTGTTTGTGGGGAACATCCCTCCAGCCACCAGAGTGAGCGAACTCAAGGCGGCCCTCAGGGAGCGCCAAGCCACCCCTGTGCAGCTCACGTGGCAGGGGGCCCAGCACCGAGCTTTCCTCCGTTACGGGGACAAAGCAACGGCCGAAGCTGCCACCTTAGCACtgcaaggcctcagcctccatggctGCGTCCTGAGAGTCGAAGCTGCCAAGGCCCAACGCCACAAAACAGCCAGCGGACAGTGCAGGGCCGATCAGAGAAGCAGCCCCGTGCTTCGTGCAGCTACTGACTGA